Proteins from one Triticum aestivum cultivar Chinese Spring chromosome 7A, IWGSC CS RefSeq v2.1, whole genome shotgun sequence genomic window:
- the LOC123151027 gene encoding auxin-induced protein 15A, translated as MAGKLYQLMARLHLAKGRASADVPKGHFAVYVGKQRKRFVIPTAYLRHPSFLVLLKRVEDEFGFDHRAGGGLTIPCSEGYFADIVGGCSSSSPPVDYH; from the coding sequence ATGGCGGGGAAGCTCTACCAGCTCATGGCCAGGCTGCACCTGGCCAAGGGACGGGCGTCGGCGGACGTGCCCAAGGGCCACTTCGCGGTCTACGTCGGCAAGCAGCGGAAGCGGTTCGTCATCCCGACGGCGTACCTGAGGCACCCGTCCTTCCTCGTGCTGCTCAAGCGGGTGGAGGACGAGTTCGGCTTCGACCACCGCGCCGGCGGCGGCCTCACCATCCCCTGCTCAGAGGGCTACTTCGCCGACATCGTCGGCGGCTGCTCATCCTCCTCCCCACCAGTGGACTACCACTAG